GACTCTCGAGCGCGAACGCCTCCATGTCGTCGCGCGTGACGTTCCATTTCTCCGCGATCATCTCGGCGGCGCGGAACTGCGACACCTCCTGCGTGCCGTAGCGCGCTTCCCAACCCTTCGATCCGACGAACGGGTTCTCGAAGCCGAGCGGCTCGGCCGCGGTCATCGCGGAGCTGATCGGGATCATGCTCATGTTCTGCACGCCGCCCGCGACGACGAGGTCGGACGTTCCGCTCATCACCGCCTGCGCCGCGAAGTGCACGGCCTGCTGACTCGATCCGCATTGGCGGTCGACGGTCGTGCCCGGCACCTCGTCGGGCAGTCCCGCCGCGAGCCAGCACGTGCGCGCGATGTCGCCCGCTTGCGGGCCGATCGTGTCGACGCAGCCGAACACGACGTCGTCGACGGCGGCCGGGTCGATGCCGGTGCGCTCGACCAGCGCGCGGATCGAGTGCGCGCCGAGATCGGCGGGGTGCACGCCGGCCAGCCCGCCGCCCCGCCGTCCGACCGGCGAGCGCACGGCGTCGACGATGTAGGCCTCGGTCATCGCATTGCTCCCGTCGTGAGGGGGATCACAGGATCGCGCGTCCGATGCGGGCCCGGTGCCAGGCGGCGTCGCCCCACGTCGCGGCCAGGGCCCACGTGCGCTTCATGAACAGGTGGAGGTCGTACTCGGTCGTGTAGCCGATCGCGCCGTGGCACTGCAGCGCGACCCGAGCCGCGAGCGTCGCCGCGTCAGAAGCGGATGCCTTCGCGAGCGACACCGCGACCGCGCGGTCGGCATCGTCGTTCGCGATCGTCGACGCGGCGCGGTAGGCGAGTGGGCGCGCGAACTCCAGCGCGAGCCGCGCGTTCGCGAGGTGGTGCTTCACGGCTTGGAACGTGCCGATCGCCACGCCGAACTGCTTGCGTGCCGACGCGTACTCGACGGTCATCGTGATCATGCGGTCCGCGAGACCGTTGAGCTGCGCGGCGGTGCCGAGCGCGGCGCGGTCGAACGCGAGGTCGACCTCCGACTCGTCGTGCTGCGGTGCGCCGCTCGGAACCGCGCCCGCGACTTCGAGCTCGAACAGCCGGCGCGCGCCGTCGACCGAGTCGACCGCGCCGAGGACGAACGCTTCGCGTGGCGCGACGACGGTCTGCGACGAGCCCATCGCGACGATCACCGATGCCGTGTCGGCCCACACCGCGTGCGGCGAGAGCGCGTGCGTGGCCGCCGCGCTCGCGCCCGCCACGAGCTCGGCCGCGCGCTCGTCGCCGCGCGCCGCGAGCATCGGTGCGACGACGGCCGCGGTCTCGACGATCGGCTCGGGCAGCGCGCTCCGGCCGGTCTCCTCGAGCACGAGCACGAGGTCGATCTCGTCGAGGCCGAGCCCGCCCGCCGTCTCCGGCACGACGACACCGAGCACACCCATCTCGGTGAGCGCGTTCCACGCGGGCGCGCACCGACCGGTCGGAGACGTCCACGCCGCGCGCACCGCCGCCGGCGGACACTCCTTCGCGAGGAGGTCGCGCACCGCGTCGCGGAGCGCAAGCTGATCGTCGGAGAAGGAGAACTGCACGGCGGTTCCGACTACTTCCGTGGGAGGCCGAGCACGCGCTCGGCGACGACGTTGCGCTGGATCTCGTTCGTTCCCGCGTAGATCGGGCCCGACAGCGAGAACTCGTAGCCCTTCATCCACGCCGCGAACTCGCCGCCGACGAGCTCCGCGTGCGGGCCGAGCAGCGCGAGCGCGGTCTCGTGGAGGCGCACGTCGAGCTCCGACCAGAACAGCTTCACGAGGCTCGACTCCGCGCCCGGACGCTCGCCCGCGACCAACCGGGTGACGGTCCAGAACGTCTGCCAGCGGTACGCCTGCGCGTCCATCCACGCGCGTGTCACGCGATCCTGCAGCTGCGGATCGGCGTCGGCGTCCTCGGCGACGCGACGCGCGAGGTCGATCAGGCGGTCGGCCGCGGCCATGAAGCGGCCCGGCGCTCGCAAGGTGAGCCCGCGCTCCGAACCGGTCGTCGCCATCGCGACACTCCACCCGCGACCGACCTCGCCGAGCACGTCGGCGTCGGGCACGAACGCGTCGTCGAAGAACACCTCCGCGAATCCGTCGTCGCCGTCGAGTCGCTCGACCGGTCGCACGGTCACACCGTCGGCGCGCAGGTCGACGAGCAGGTAGGTGAGGCCGTCGTGACGGGGTGCGTCGGGATCGGTGCGGAAGAGTCCGAAGAGCCGGTCGCAGAACGCGCCGCGCGTCGTCCACGTCTTCTGCCCGCGCAGCCGCCACCCGCCGGCGGCGTCGTCGCGGATCGCACGCGACGAGATGCCCGCGAGGTCGCTGCCCGCGTTCGGTTCCGACCAGCCCTGGCACCACGCCTCTTCGCCCGACGCCATCTTCGGCAGGATCCGGTCCTGCTGCTCCTGCGTGCCGAGCTCGAACAGCGTCGGTGCGAGCAGGAAGATGCCGTTCTGCGTGACGCGCTGCGGCGCGCCGGCCCGCGCGTACTCCTCCTCGAAGATCAGCCACTCCCAGAGGCTCGCCTCGCGACCGCCGTATTCGCGCGGCCAGGACACGACCGCCCAGCGCGCGTCGAACAGCGTCCGTTCCCACTCGCGGTGGAGCGCGAAGCCCTCGGGCGTGTCGCCCGACGGGAGCGCGGTGCGGGGCACGTGGGCCTCGAGCCAGTCCCGGCACTCGGCCCGAAAGGCCGTCTCGGCGGGGGAGAAGGTCAGGTCCATGGCCGGGGGCAATCTAGTCGGACCGGGCCGGAACCCTCGTGGCCGGAATCGTCGGACCAATGGCATTGCTGCCATCACGGGGAACCCGCAGACTGACCCGGTGACCTCGATGGCCCGGCGCGTCGTCTTCGTGACGTATCCGCGCATCACCGCGCTCGATCTCGTCGGGCCGCACGAGGTGTTCACGGCCGCGGCGCAGGTCGCGCGGCACCTCGGCACCGAGCCCGACGCCTACGCGACGACGGTCGCGGCCGCGAATGCGGGGCCGGTCGCCACGAGCCGCGGGCCGGCGATCGTCGCCGACCGCGCGCTCGCGTCGATCCGCGGCGCGATCGACACGCTGGTCGTCGTCGGCGGCGAAGGTGCCGACGACGCCGCGGAGGACATGCGTCTCGTCGACTGGGTGCGCCGGACCGCGCCGCGCTGTCGGCGCGTCGCCTCGGTGTGCACGGGTGCGTTCGTGCTCGCGGCCGCGGGTCTGCTCGACGACCACCGTGCGACGACGCACTGGAACTCGTGTCACCGGCTCGCGCGCGACTTTCCGCGCGTGCGGGTCGAGGCCGACCCGATCTTCGTCGAGGACGGCA
This genomic window from Acidimicrobiia bacterium contains:
- a CDS encoding acyl-CoA dehydrogenase family protein; its protein translation is MDLTFSPAETAFRAECRDWLEAHVPRTALPSGDTPEGFALHREWERTLFDARWAVVSWPREYGGREASLWEWLIFEEEYARAGAPQRVTQNGIFLLAPTLFELGTQEQQDRILPKMASGEEAWCQGWSEPNAGSDLAGISSRAIRDDAAGGWRLRGQKTWTTRGAFCDRLFGLFRTDPDAPRHDGLTYLLVDLRADGVTVRPVERLDGDDGFAEVFFDDAFVPDADVLGEVGRGWSVAMATTGSERGLTLRAPGRFMAAADRLIDLARRVAEDADADPQLQDRVTRAWMDAQAYRWQTFWTVTRLVAGERPGAESSLVKLFWSELDVRLHETALALLGPHAELVGGEFAAWMKGYEFSLSGPIYAGTNEIQRNVVAERVLGLPRK
- a CDS encoding acyl-CoA dehydrogenase family protein: MQFSFSDDQLALRDAVRDLLAKECPPAAVRAAWTSPTGRCAPAWNALTEMGVLGVVVPETAGGLGLDEIDLVLVLEETGRSALPEPIVETAAVVAPMLAARGDERAAELVAGASAAATHALSPHAVWADTASVIVAMGSSQTVVAPREAFVLGAVDSVDGARRLFELEVAGAVPSGAPQHDESEVDLAFDRAALGTAAQLNGLADRMITMTVEYASARKQFGVAIGTFQAVKHHLANARLALEFARPLAYRAASTIANDDADRAVAVSLAKASASDAATLAARVALQCHGAIGYTTEYDLHLFMKRTWALAATWGDAAWHRARIGRAIL